In a single window of the Nodularia spumigena CCY9414 genome:
- a CDS encoding WGR domain-containing protein, giving the protein MEIYLVFVDAAQNSNKFWSAKVEQENLTVEWGRVGYKSQQKVHSFGNFQQAVSKFHNLVAEKKMKGYRESQPQIDHTSDSLEIKRAIQLLEILRPYVAERQFANSNYLETLNQYLKIVPTPLGMKIIPSLIYRHVGDVDHQLSLLKSLLATESVQGENTSESGNNRKVVSLKTISKNFWRHI; this is encoded by the coding sequence ATGGAAATATATTTAGTATTCGTAGATGCTGCCCAGAATAGCAATAAGTTCTGGAGTGCTAAAGTTGAGCAAGAAAATTTAACTGTTGAATGGGGTCGAGTAGGCTACAAATCTCAACAGAAAGTTCACTCATTTGGTAATTTTCAACAAGCAGTTTCTAAATTTCACAATCTCGTTGCTGAAAAGAAAATGAAAGGCTACCGAGAAAGCCAGCCTCAAATTGATCATACTTCTGATTCTTTGGAAATCAAAAGAGCTATTCAATTGCTAGAAATATTACGCCCTTATGTAGCTGAAAGACAATTCGCAAATAGCAATTATTTAGAGACATTAAACCAATATCTAAAAATTGTCCCTACACCTTTAGGCATGAAAATAATCCCCTCCTTAATATACCGTCATGTCGGAGACGTAGACCACCAACTATCACTACTAAAATCTTTATTGGCAACTGAATCTGTTCAAGGTGAAAATACATCAGAATCTGGTAATAACAGGAAAGTTGTCAGCTTAAAAACAATTAGTAAGAACTTTTGGAGGCATATTTAA